The following are from one region of the Streptomyces changanensis genome:
- a CDS encoding DUF6049 family protein, translating to MAEAADIQGTDPSPALRWLRRAAAAVAAVPLMAGLVQVPTASAASAARTPDTAVQAPARAGGLDVSLDTLTPSAPVKGDSLTIGGTVTNRGRETVGQARIDLHVGPRLSSRGAIEDAARRTGFSESKDGKALGGAFTVTLPALPSGTSREFTLAVPVEKLGLDEDGVYQLGVTLSGRTPSNPYDEVLGIERTFLPWQPAATASKTQLTVLWPLISPAHLSAETGSDDQQTPVFESDALAAELAPGGRLERMVTLGAELPVTWVIDPDLLATVEAMTREYQVRSADTTVAGRNQAVAKQWLNALDKAVQGDKVVALPYGDPDLASLAHRGERISGSLSHLRPATELAESTVETILHVKPSVEYAWPADGAVDPSIVDVATSAGADKIITRSDSMREDLSYTPNAARPIGGGTTAVVSDAALSTAFQGDMVRAGDATLAVQRFLAHTLALTQERPGTGRSVVVAPQRMPTGSQAESLADALRVLGAQRWSQPSDLIAATTAKPDPKATTSVPSARKYPRELARRELPVSVFQQVRTTQDTLDNFKVILTAAYRVVTPFGNAIKREMSTSWRGRPVEAAAYGASVQTHLESLTDEVKLIDKSDLTLSGRSATIPVTVQNKLVQGVHHLVLRLESTKPTRLKLNGGEAVAELPVRIEGGHSQSVKFTASANANGPVPVRAQLYTEDGRRFGPPMEFTVKVSEITSTVMLVIAGGVLLLVLAGVRMYTQRKRAAARGGDADPAEGTDTAPPVAEGDDPVQAGDPAPDTGPESAEPSGPGEKVDR from the coding sequence GTGGCCGAGGCGGCAGACATCCAGGGCACCGATCCCTCCCCTGCCCTCCGATGGCTGCGGCGGGCGGCCGCAGCCGTCGCCGCCGTCCCGCTCATGGCCGGCCTCGTGCAGGTGCCCACCGCGTCGGCCGCGTCGGCCGCCCGGACTCCGGACACGGCCGTCCAGGCGCCTGCCCGCGCAGGCGGGCTCGATGTGTCGCTGGACACACTGACGCCGAGCGCCCCGGTCAAGGGGGACTCCCTCACCATCGGCGGCACGGTGACCAACCGGGGCCGGGAGACCGTGGGGCAGGCGCGCATCGACCTCCACGTCGGCCCCCGGCTCTCCAGCCGGGGCGCCATCGAGGACGCCGCACGGCGCACCGGCTTCTCGGAGAGCAAGGACGGCAAGGCCCTCGGTGGCGCCTTCACGGTCACGTTGCCCGCGCTGCCCTCGGGCACCAGCCGCGAGTTCACGCTCGCCGTCCCGGTCGAGAAGCTCGGCCTCGACGAGGACGGGGTCTACCAGCTCGGCGTCACGCTCTCCGGGCGCACGCCGAGCAACCCGTACGACGAGGTGCTGGGCATCGAGCGGACCTTCCTGCCATGGCAGCCCGCCGCCACCGCGAGCAAGACCCAGCTCACCGTCCTGTGGCCGCTGATCTCCCCGGCGCACCTGTCCGCCGAGACGGGTTCCGACGACCAGCAGACGCCCGTCTTCGAGAGCGACGCGCTCGCGGCGGAGCTGGCACCCGGCGGGCGGCTGGAGCGGATGGTCACCCTCGGCGCGGAGCTGCCCGTCACCTGGGTCATCGACCCGGACCTCCTGGCCACCGTCGAGGCGATGACCCGCGAGTACCAGGTCAGGAGTGCCGACACCACCGTCGCGGGGAGGAACCAGGCCGTCGCCAAGCAGTGGCTGAACGCCCTCGACAAGGCCGTGCAGGGAGACAAGGTCGTCGCGCTGCCCTACGGCGACCCCGACCTGGCCTCGCTCGCCCACCGGGGTGAGCGCATCTCCGGCTCCCTCAGCCACCTGCGGCCGGCCACGGAGCTCGCCGAGTCCACCGTGGAGACGATCCTCCACGTGAAGCCGTCGGTCGAGTACGCCTGGCCCGCGGACGGTGCGGTCGACCCGTCGATCGTCGACGTGGCCACCTCAGCCGGCGCGGACAAGATCATCACCCGCAGCGACAGCATGCGCGAGGACCTGTCGTACACGCCGAACGCCGCCCGCCCCATCGGCGGCGGGACCACCGCGGTGGTGTCGGACGCCGCGCTCTCCACGGCCTTCCAGGGCGACATGGTGCGGGCGGGCGACGCGACGCTCGCGGTGCAGCGGTTCCTGGCCCACACGCTCGCCCTCACCCAGGAACGGCCCGGGACCGGCCGTAGCGTCGTCGTCGCGCCCCAGCGCATGCCGACGGGCTCCCAGGCGGAGTCCCTGGCCGACGCCCTGCGGGTCCTGGGCGCCCAGCGCTGGTCCCAGCCGTCCGACCTGATCGCCGCCACCACGGCCAAGCCCGACCCCAAGGCGACCACGAGCGTGCCCTCCGCCCGGAAGTACCCGCGGGAGCTGGCCCGCCGGGAGCTGCCGGTGTCGGTCTTCCAGCAGGTGCGCACCACCCAGGACACCCTGGACAACTTCAAGGTCATCCTCACCGCCGCCTACCGCGTGGTGACCCCGTTCGGGAACGCGATCAAGCGGGAGATGTCCACCTCCTGGCGGGGCCGCCCGGTGGAGGCCGCCGCCTACGGCGCGAGCGTGCAGACCCACCTGGAGAGTCTCACCGACGAGGTCAAGCTGATCGACAAGTCGGACCTGACCCTGTCGGGGCGCAGCGCCACGATCCCGGTGACCGTGCAGAACAAACTGGTGCAGGGCGTGCACCACCTCGTCCTGCGACTCGAGTCGACCAAGCCGACCCGGCTCAAGCTGAACGGCGGCGAGGCGGTCGCCGAGCTGCCGGTGCGCATCGAGGGGGGCCACAGCCAGTCCGTGAAGTTCACGGCCTCCGCCAACGCGAACGGCCCGGTCCCGGTGAGGGCGCAGCTGTACACCGAGGACGGCCGGCGGTTCGGCCCGCCGATGGAGTTCACGGTGAAGGTCTCGGAGATCACATCGACCGTGATGCTCGTCATCGCCGGCGGCGTGCTGCTCCTGGTCCTCGCCGGTGTCAGGATGTACACCCAGCGCAAGCGCGCCGCGGCGCGCGGCGGGGACGCCGACCCGGCCGAGGGGACGGACACCGCGCCTCCGGTCGCCGAGGGCGACGATCCCGTGCAGGCGGGTGACCCGGCACCGGACACCGGACCGGAAAGCGCGGAGCCGTCCGGCCCGGGTGAGAAAGTGGACCGTTGA
- a CDS encoding protein kinase family protein yields MAERSTAAVDVADNSGDDPLTAKADGTTADGAETLDATDTSSRGTDGGGEPGDETSLTTPELHSGHKLARRYRLEECVTRLDGFSSWRAVDEKLRRAVGVHVLSADHPRGRSVLAAARSSALLGDPRFVQVLDAVEDDDLVYVVHEWLPDATELTALLASGPLEPYDCYQLVSQVSQAMAAAHREGLAHLRLTPGAVLRTSTGQYRIRGLAVNAALRGITVDQPQRTDTEAIGALLYAALTQRWPYENDAHGLSGLPKDVGLIAPDQVRAGVHRGLSDLAMRALVNDGATASRQDPPCTTPDELAKAVAAMPRIRPPEPTFPAVPDFQRTTYQQGYGRGQQHQSVTAVQPAPPLPAPLETRTGRALKWTVSALLIAALGLGSWQIADRLLDQSGGDDPGTTQPSPGASSDGKAARPLSPLKIEDAQVFDPSGRDPIRPEKVGNTVDGDRGTAWVTPEYHGYPNFGNLTDRRDGSGVIVDLGSEQEVSAVRAHLYRSGQTLQLRAAGPGATDPGSLSDFPQELTALKQAGDSLDVRLEKPVRTRYVLLHITELPTDGSPGRFRGGVSEIEVLG; encoded by the coding sequence GTGGCGGAACGTAGCACGGCTGCCGTCGACGTGGCCGACAACAGCGGCGACGACCCGCTGACCGCCAAGGCGGACGGGACCACGGCCGACGGGGCGGAAACACTGGACGCGACGGACACGTCCTCCCGTGGCACGGACGGCGGTGGGGAACCCGGCGACGAGACCTCCCTCACCACGCCCGAACTGCACAGCGGACACAAACTGGCCCGCCGCTACCGGCTGGAGGAGTGCGTCACCCGTCTGGACGGGTTCAGCAGCTGGCGGGCCGTGGACGAGAAGCTGCGCCGGGCCGTCGGGGTGCACGTGCTGTCGGCCGACCACCCCAGAGGGCGTTCGGTACTCGCGGCAGCGCGTTCGTCGGCCCTGCTCGGCGACCCGCGGTTCGTCCAGGTCCTGGACGCGGTCGAGGACGACGACCTCGTGTACGTCGTGCACGAATGGCTCCCGGACGCCACCGAACTGACGGCCCTCCTCGCCTCCGGTCCGCTGGAGCCGTACGACTGCTACCAACTCGTCAGCCAGGTCTCGCAGGCGATGGCCGCGGCCCACCGCGAGGGCCTGGCCCACCTCCGGCTCACGCCGGGCGCCGTGCTGCGCACCTCCACCGGCCAGTACCGGATCCGCGGGCTCGCCGTGAACGCCGCCCTGCGCGGCATCACCGTCGACCAGCCCCAGCGCACCGACACCGAGGCGATCGGCGCGCTCCTCTACGCGGCGCTCACCCAGCGCTGGCCGTACGAGAACGACGCCCACGGGTTGTCCGGCCTGCCCAAGGACGTGGGTCTGATCGCGCCCGACCAGGTGCGGGCCGGCGTCCACCGCGGTCTCTCCGACCTCGCCATGCGGGCCCTCGTCAACGACGGGGCGACCGCCTCGCGCCAGGATCCGCCGTGCACGACGCCCGACGAGCTCGCCAAGGCCGTCGCCGCCATGCCCCGCATCCGCCCGCCGGAGCCGACCTTCCCGGCCGTGCCGGACTTCCAGCGCACGACGTACCAGCAGGGCTACGGCAGAGGGCAGCAGCACCAGAGCGTCACCGCCGTCCAGCCCGCGCCGCCGCTCCCCGCTCCGCTGGAGACGCGCACGGGCAGGGCCCTGAAGTGGACGGTGTCCGCCCTCCTCATCGCTGCCCTGGGCTTGGGCAGCTGGCAGATCGCCGACCGTCTCCTGGACCAGAGCGGCGGCGACGACCCCGGCACGACACAGCCGTCGCCAGGCGCCTCGTCCGACGGCAAGGCGGCGCGTCCGCTGAGCCCGCTGAAGATCGAGGACGCACAGGTGTTCGATCCATCAGGTCGCGATCCGATACGGCCGGAGAAGGTCGGGAACACGGTCGACGGCGACCGGGGGACGGCCTGGGTCACCCCCGAGTACCACGGCTACCCCAACTTCGGAAACCTCACCGACCGCCGGGACGGCAGCGGTGTCATCGTCGACCTCGGGTCGGAGCAGGAGGTCTCCGCTGTCCGGGCGCACCTCTACCGCAGCGGCCAGACCCTGCAACTGCGGGCCGCCGGTCCCGGGGCGACGGACCCGGGCTCCCTCTCCGACTTCCCGCAGGAGCTCACCGCCCTGAAGCAGGCCGGTGACAGCCTGGACGTACGGCTGGAGAAGCCGGTCCGCACCCGCTACGTGCTGCTCCACATCACCGAGCTCCCCACGGACGGCTCCCCCGGCAGGTTCCGCGGAGGCGTCTCCGAGATCGAGGTCCTGGGCTGA
- the sigM gene encoding RNA polymerase sigma factor SigM, with the protein MAAGTQREPGDADLLARHVAGDPDAFGELVRRHRDRLWAVALRTLGDREEAADAVQDALVSAFRAAHTFRGQSAVTTWLHRITVNACLDRARKAASRRTSPVDDTERLEQLLEPHESAEAPAERHDLHRQLLAALTQLPVDQRAALVLVDMQGYAVAEAAELLGVPVGTVKSRCARGRARLVPLLTHLRGDPVDNSGTDGGRNRTPGTSVPEASGPRDPGPNDPAAVKGGGGRA; encoded by the coding sequence ATGGCAGCGGGCACACAGCGGGAACCCGGCGACGCCGACCTCCTCGCCCGGCACGTCGCCGGCGATCCCGATGCCTTCGGTGAACTCGTGCGACGCCACCGGGACCGGCTGTGGGCGGTCGCGCTGCGGACCCTCGGCGACCGCGAGGAGGCCGCCGACGCCGTCCAGGACGCCCTCGTCTCGGCGTTCCGCGCCGCCCACACCTTCCGCGGTCAATCCGCCGTCACGACCTGGCTCCACCGGATCACGGTCAACGCCTGCCTGGACCGGGCCCGCAAGGCCGCCTCGCGCCGGACGTCCCCAGTGGACGACACGGAACGGCTGGAGCAGCTCCTGGAGCCCCACGAGTCGGCCGAGGCGCCCGCAGAGCGCCACGACCTGCACCGCCAGCTGCTCGCCGCCCTCACGCAACTGCCCGTCGACCAGCGGGCGGCCCTGGTCCTCGTCGACATGCAGGGGTACGCCGTGGCCGAGGCGGCGGAGCTCCTCGGTGTCCCCGTGGGGACCGTGAAGAGCCGCTGCGCCCGGGGCCGGGCCCGGCTCGTCCCCCTGCTCACTCATCTGCGCGGTGACCCCGTGGATAACAGCGGTACCGACGGGGGAAGGAACCGGACGCCGGGGACATCCGTCCCAGAGGCGTCGGGTCCCCGGGATCCGGGACCGAATGATCCTGCTGCTGTGAAGGGCGGAGGTGGACGCGCGTGA
- the murJ gene encoding murein biosynthesis integral membrane protein MurJ, with translation MNAPYDGDRGQGAGGSAPSGGDPSGPAPGHVPPAAQPAPQDPYAPGGQDPYAQGAHVPDPYVQQAYDHDPYRSRDLSSQDPVGEALYDRAAHPPPPPGTYEEPRPLYQQPAAPQYAPDPRVWAQTPPPEPDGPSRHLPYGDDARTVQFTGVDDLVTHAADDGPAPDAFAHLYRDQQVQQGQPSAAVPEPAAPVEPAVPPPPPKKAGGRASGVLKSSAVMAAGTLVSRLTGFLRSLVVTGALGAALLGDTFTVASTLPTMIYILTVGGGLNSVFVPQLVRAMKNDEDGGEAFANRLLTLVIVALGVIVGIAVFVAPLLIHAMSPTIAADPDANGVAITFARFCLPTIFFMGVHVVMGQILNARGRFGAMMWTPVLNNIVVIFTFGLFIWVYGAHSETEMGVSTIPDEGVRLLGTGMLLGLVVQALAMIPYLRETGFRYRPRFDWKGQGLGKTVKLAKWTVLFVLANQAGVVVVTQLATAAGKASGQSGAGILAYSNAQLIWGMPQAIITVSVMAALLPRLSRAAHDDDPGAVRDDISQGLRNSAVAIVPVAFGFLALGVPLCTLLYASSGVEAATGMGFMLMAFGLGLIPFSVQYVVLRGFYAYEDTRTPFYNTVIVAAVNAAASALCYLVLPARWAVVGMAASYGLAYMVGVGVAWRRLRVRLGGDLDGAHVVRTYARLSMASVPAALAGGAVGFGLLSLLGMSALGSLAALVAGGVVLMGVFFVAARRMRIEELNAMVGMVRGRLGR, from the coding sequence ATGAACGCGCCGTACGACGGTGACCGCGGCCAGGGCGCGGGCGGCAGTGCGCCTTCGGGCGGCGACCCGTCCGGCCCGGCGCCCGGGCATGTACCGCCCGCCGCCCAGCCGGCCCCGCAGGACCCCTACGCGCCGGGTGGCCAGGACCCCTACGCCCAGGGCGCGCACGTGCCGGACCCCTATGTCCAGCAAGCCTACGACCACGACCCGTACCGCTCCCGGGACCTCTCGTCGCAGGACCCGGTCGGTGAGGCGCTCTACGACCGGGCGGCGCACCCGCCGCCCCCGCCGGGCACGTACGAGGAGCCCCGCCCGCTGTACCAGCAGCCCGCCGCGCCGCAGTACGCGCCCGACCCGCGGGTGTGGGCGCAGACCCCGCCGCCGGAGCCGGACGGCCCGTCCCGCCACCTGCCGTACGGCGACGACGCGCGGACGGTGCAGTTCACCGGCGTCGACGACCTGGTGACCCACGCCGCCGACGACGGGCCGGCACCCGACGCCTTCGCGCACCTCTACCGGGACCAGCAGGTCCAGCAGGGGCAGCCGTCGGCGGCCGTCCCCGAGCCGGCCGCGCCGGTGGAGCCCGCGGTGCCCCCGCCGCCGCCGAAGAAGGCCGGCGGACGCGCCTCCGGCGTGCTGAAGTCGAGCGCCGTGATGGCGGCCGGAACCCTGGTGTCCCGGCTCACGGGCTTCCTGCGCAGCCTCGTGGTCACGGGCGCCCTCGGTGCGGCACTGCTCGGTGACACCTTCACCGTCGCGTCCACCCTCCCGACGATGATCTACATCCTCACCGTGGGCGGCGGCCTCAACTCCGTCTTCGTCCCCCAGCTCGTCCGCGCGATGAAGAACGACGAGGACGGTGGCGAGGCGTTCGCCAACCGCCTGCTGACCCTGGTCATCGTCGCCCTCGGCGTGATCGTCGGCATCGCGGTGTTCGTCGCGCCGCTGCTGATCCACGCGATGTCGCCCACGATCGCGGCCGATCCGGACGCCAACGGCGTCGCCATCACCTTCGCCCGGTTCTGCCTGCCCACGATCTTCTTCATGGGCGTGCACGTGGTGATGGGTCAGATCCTCAACGCGCGCGGCCGGTTCGGCGCGATGATGTGGACCCCGGTCCTCAACAACATCGTCGTCATCTTCACCTTCGGCCTCTTCATCTGGGTGTACGGCGCCCACTCGGAGACCGAGATGGGCGTCAGCACCATCCCGGACGAGGGCGTGCGACTGCTCGGCACCGGCATGCTGCTCGGGCTCGTCGTCCAGGCCCTGGCGATGATCCCCTACCTGCGCGAGACGGGTTTCCGGTACCGGCCGCGGTTCGACTGGAAGGGCCAGGGCCTCGGCAAGACGGTCAAGCTCGCCAAGTGGACCGTGCTGTTCGTCCTCGCGAACCAGGCGGGCGTCGTCGTCGTCACCCAGCTGGCCACGGCGGCCGGAAAGGCTTCCGGCCAGAGCGGCGCGGGCATCCTCGCCTACTCCAACGCCCAGCTCATCTGGGGCATGCCGCAGGCCATCATCACCGTCTCCGTCATGGCCGCGCTGCTGCCGCGGCTCTCCCGCGCCGCGCACGACGACGATCCCGGCGCCGTCCGCGACGACATCTCGCAGGGCCTGCGCAACTCGGCGGTGGCGATCGTGCCCGTCGCCTTCGGCTTCCTGGCGCTCGGCGTGCCGCTGTGCACCCTGCTCTACGCCTCCAGCGGCGTGGAGGCGGCGACCGGCATGGGCTTCATGCTCATGGCGTTCGGCCTCGGCCTGATCCCCTTCTCCGTCCAGTACGTCGTCCTGCGCGGTTTCTACGCCTACGAGGACACCCGCACGCCCTTCTACAACACCGTCATCGTCGCGGCCGTCAACGCCGCCGCGTCGGCGCTGTGCTACCTCGTCCTGCCGGCCCGCTGGGCCGTCGTCGGCATGGCCGCCTCGTACGGCCTGGCCTACATGGTGGGCGTGGGCGTCGCCTGGCGCCGACTGCGCGTCCGGCTGGGCGGCGACCTCGACGGGGCCCACGTGGTCCGCACGTACGCCCGCCTGTCGATGGCCTCCGTGCCGGCCGCCCTGGCCGGCGGCGCGGTCGGTTTCGGCCTGCTGTCCCTGCTCGGCATGAGCGCCCTGGGGTCGCTCGCCGCACTCGTGGCCGGTGGAGTGGTGCTGATGGGCGTGTTCTTCGTGGCGGCCCGCAGGATGCGCATCGAGGAGCTCAACGCCATGGTGGGCATGGTCCGGGGCCGTCTCGGCCGCTAG
- a CDS encoding CCA tRNA nucleotidyltransferase, protein MPNANEDTPTALSQVQRRAVSELLRVSPVADDLARRFQEAGFRLALVGGSVRDALLGRLGNDLDFTTDARPQDVLRIIRPWAEAVWEVGIAFGTVGAQKDGYQIEVTTYRSEAYDRTSRKPEVSYGDSIEEDLVRRDFTVNAMAVALPEKEFIDPHGGLEDLAGRVLRTPGTPEESFSDDPLRMMRAARFAAQLDFEVAPEVVSAMKGMAERLDIVSAERVRDELNKLVLSAHPREGLTLLVDTGLADRVLPELPALRLESDEHHRHKDVYEHSLIVLEQAIDLEEDGPDLVLRLAALLHDIGKPRTRRFEPDGRVSFHHHEVVGAKMTKKRLTALKYSNDMVKDVSRLVELHLRFHGYGTGEWTDSAVRRYVRDAGPLLDRLHKLTRSDCTTRNKRKAAALSRAYDGLEDRIAQLQEQEELDAIRPDLDGNQIQETLGIRPGPEVGRAYKFLLELRLENGPMGQDAAVAALREWWAAEG, encoded by the coding sequence GTGCCGAACGCCAACGAAGACACCCCGACTGCCCTGAGCCAGGTGCAGCGCCGCGCGGTCAGCGAGCTGCTGCGCGTCTCCCCGGTCGCCGACGATCTCGCCCGCCGTTTCCAAGAGGCCGGCTTCCGCCTGGCCCTGGTCGGCGGTTCGGTACGGGACGCTCTGCTCGGCAGGCTCGGCAACGACCTCGACTTCACCACGGACGCCCGTCCCCAGGACGTGCTCAGGATCATCCGGCCGTGGGCGGAGGCCGTGTGGGAGGTCGGCATCGCGTTCGGCACGGTCGGGGCGCAGAAGGACGGCTACCAGATCGAGGTGACGACGTACCGCTCGGAGGCGTACGACCGCACCTCGCGCAAGCCCGAGGTCTCCTACGGCGACTCCATCGAGGAAGACCTCGTCCGCCGTGACTTCACGGTCAACGCGATGGCGGTGGCGCTCCCCGAGAAGGAGTTCATCGACCCGCACGGCGGACTGGAGGATCTCGCGGGACGGGTGCTGCGTACACCCGGCACGCCCGAGGAGTCCTTCTCCGATGATCCGCTGCGGATGATGCGGGCGGCGCGGTTCGCCGCCCAGCTCGACTTCGAGGTGGCGCCCGAGGTGGTGTCCGCGATGAAGGGGATGGCCGAGCGGCTGGACATCGTCTCCGCGGAGCGGGTGCGGGACGAGCTGAACAAGCTGGTCCTCTCGGCGCACCCCCGCGAGGGCCTGACCCTGCTCGTCGACACGGGCCTCGCCGACCGGGTGCTGCCCGAGCTGCCGGCGCTGCGTCTGGAGAGCGATGAGCACCACCGGCACAAGGACGTCTACGAGCACTCCCTGATCGTGCTGGAGCAGGCGATCGACCTGGAGGAGGACGGCCCCGACCTCGTACTGCGGCTGGCGGCCCTCCTGCACGACATCGGCAAGCCGCGCACCCGGCGCTTCGAGCCGGACGGCCGGGTCTCCTTCCACCACCACGAGGTGGTGGGCGCGAAGATGACCAAGAAGCGACTGACCGCGCTGAAGTACTCCAACGACATGGTCAAGGACGTGTCCCGGCTCGTGGAGCTGCACCTGCGCTTCCACGGGTACGGCACCGGCGAGTGGACGGACTCCGCGGTCCGGCGCTACGTGCGTGACGCCGGCCCGCTGCTGGACCGACTGCACAAGCTGACCCGCTCCGACTGCACGACCCGCAACAAGCGCAAGGCCGCCGCGCTGTCCCGGGCCTACGACGGCCTGGAGGACCGCATCGCCCAGCTCCAGGAGCAGGAGGAGCTGGACGCGATCCGACCCGACCTCGACGGCAACCAGATCCAGGAGACCCTCGGGATCCGGCCCGGCCCCGAGGTCGGGCGGGCCTACAAGTTCCTCCTGGAGCTGCGGCTGGAGAACGGCCCCATGGGCCAGGACGCCGCGGTGGCGGCCCTCCGGGAGTGGTGGGCGGCGGAGGGCTGA